CGGCGTTCACGATGAAAGTCGCGTGGGTGAGGAGAAGGGGCGACCAAAGACGCCCGCCGACGAGAGGTGAGGGAGTGGGGTGCGGTGGCTTGTTGGCGAGGTGTCGACGAGAGCCTTCGGTGAGGCGGTGCCGATTGGAGGTGGCAGCATGCTTCCCTCGTGACCCTCCTGGTGGCGGAAGCAGAACCACGAAGAACCCCCCACCCAATCATCAACGCGATGAACAGTGTCACATAAAACCCCAAAAACCCTCCACATGTGAAAAGACCAAATTGCCCCTCCTCTTTTCCCTAATTTCCTCTAAGCCCTCTAGATATATGCACATcataagcctccccttcaagtctagttgaaagaGGCGTAAGTTCTATTGACTAGACCCATCCAAACGAAAAGCGGAATCCGTCTTGAATGCAGAGTTCGATCCCTGGGCTTGTCGTATAACATTAAACAAATAGCGACGAACGTCAAGCACTTGGCAGAGCGACGAGTGAGATGCGAACGATGAGTGACGAGTGAGATGCAAACGATGAGCATTGGGCAGAGCGACGAGTGAGATGCGAACGATGAGCGTTGGGCAGAATGACGAGTGAGATGCGAATGATGAGCGCTCGGTAGAGCGACGAGTGAGATCCAAACGATGAGCGCTTGGCAGAGTGACGAAATGAGGTGTGAGAAATGAATGAGGTGAATGTCGACCAGGCCATAGGGAGAATGTCGAGCAAGTCGAAAGATGACAAGCAAAGGGTTCCGAGGGCATGACCGAAAAAATGGCGACTGATGCAAAGCGAACAACCGAGCAGATGACCAAGCGATACTGATCGGTCGACTAAGAGAAGGCCGACCGGGTGATCGAAAGAATGCCGAGTGGGCGCGAAGCCTGTGCGCTGGATAGATACGGAGCCTAAGATCAGATGAGAATGGGAGCAAAGCCCGTGGATCGAGCGCGAATGGGAGCAAAGGATCTGTGAGCTGAGTCCGACGCGGATCCCAAGAGACTGAAAGCGACCGAGAGCAGAGCCGATGGATTGGGTGCGAACGTGAGCAGAGCATGTGAATGGAGGGCTAATGGGAGCAGAACAATCAGGCGGTAATGTGAATGCCAAGCAAGGAGGAAAGCGGGTATCAACCGAGCAGCCAATGCTGGGCAAAACGATGAGTGAGACGTGAGGGACGAGTTCTGGGAAAAGCGGCAAGTGAGGCAAGAGtggtgagtgtcgggcagagcgatGATTGAGATGCGAATGGTCAATGCTGGGCAGAGCGGTAAGTGAGTTGCAAACGATGAGTACCGGGCCAGTGCGGGGCAAAGCGATGAGTGGAGCGAGTGTGATGAGTACCGGGTAGAGCGGCGAGTGAGGCGAGTCCCTGACTAGGGAGGAACCCGTCCAACTTGTAGTTGATCGTGAGAGCCTGACCGGGAAGCCATTGGTCGtgggagcatgctcacttataactcacactgggaagagagtctggagcccgaccgggaggtcgttggtcgcgagagcatgcttgcttataactcgcgctggggcgaaagtctagaggcgtgagagcatgctcacttataactcgcactgaggtgagagtctggaggcgtgagagcatgctcacttataacttgcggtggggcgagagtctggaggcatgagagtatgctcacttataagtcgcgctgaggcgagagtttggaagcgtgagagcatgctcacttataactcgcgctggagcgagagtctggatgcgtgagagcatactcacttataactcgcactggggagagagtctAGAATCTGAACTGAGAATCTGACCAGGAAGCAATCAGGGGGCCTGcccaggacttgatctggagacctgaccagaaaTGGGTCTAGAGGTCTGTCCAGGAATGggtctggagacctgaccagggatggatctggaggtctgaccaggcaTGAATCTGAAGACCTGACTAGGGAtgaatctggaggtctgaccaggtaGTGATTCAGACGAGTAATATCTGTGACTTGAAGGGATCGTGCTCGAGAACTTAGCTTAACGCTCCTGCGATCACAAAGTGCAATTCATAAGGCTTTAGTCAAATTTAATCCTTACTCTGATTTCGAGGAGCCACAAAGGCATCAAATTTGGAGCGACACTTCCCGTCGCCTTCTTCCTCGTTTCTCGAGGAAGTCGCATGGAATTTTCAATCTTCGAGgcatgtccggaatctgagtcagatgaaggccgGGTGAGCTATTGCTGTCATTGATGGAGGGGCGACTGAGACACCTTTCTCGTATGCTCTTCCGAAAATGGACTCCCATGTGACGCTGACGGACGATGATGACTAAGTCGACGGTACctgagctctgcgcacactcagacaagcacacgggcGTTAGAGGCCAGAAATCAGAGAAAAAGTCCTCGGAGCAGGccattcgacgctcaagtcaggtactttttccccagaagaacagtgtatgaaagagaaagaaagtagaagacaagtgcgaatgtgcgagagagcgtacctgcgtaagggagaggacttccctttttatatgacagtgcgtaccttctggagcctgactgatgtcagaaaatgtcgggtgtcaggatttgtcGGGTGATGGAGTACATGTGACATCCTCCTGTAGCctgaaggaaggttccattcgcaggtGACTGCAGACCGTTGGAATATTACCTGACACTTagtagttattctctgacaggtagtTACGATTCCCTAACCTTATTGTCCTGTAGCGCTTTCTGTTCCGACCGGGAAGGAATAGGACAATCCGGGTTGATCAGTCGGGTATAACACCTGGCATAACCTTGGGGGGTCGGGGCCGTGGAGAGATCATCCAAGCGCTGACCGGGAGTTTTAGCATACTGAGAGCACTGGGCCTAAGTACCACCAGGCCGTGAAAGCCCAACCTGTCAAATCCCGATTAGGTGTCATCCGACTGTCTACCCAGGTGTCTCAGATCTGGAGTTCCGGTTTGTGAGAACCCGACCGGGAATTAGGTTGCTGACGTCGTTCCCGAGTCTTACTTCCTCTTTCCATACCTGTTGACTGTCACATCCCTTTGATTTCGGACTGCCACGTCCCCTGGACTTCAGACTGCTACACccccttaacttctgactgccacgttcCCTTGACTTATGACTACCACGTCCCTTGGACTTCTGACTACCACGCCCCTTGACTTCGGACtgccacgcccccttgacttttgactaccacgtctccttgacttctgactgccacgcccccttgacttaTGATTACCACGCCCCTTGACTTAtgactgtcacgcccccttgacttcgGACTGTCACACCCCCTTAACTTCGgactgccacgtccccttgacttcagACTGCCACGTTCCCTTGActaccacgtccccttgacttttgactgtcacaccCCTTTAACTTCTACTACCAATTCTTATCGCACTCCACCGTTATGCACCATATCAAccatcattattttattttactagtGAGCGTACATACGTTTCATATTTCAAAATATAAGAAATCAATATTCTTATAATATGAGTAGATCCTTTGGATCACTTTTTACGGTCCAGGGTATGACCCCTTTACATGTATTGATGGGATGGAAGTAGGAAATAAGTAGGGGCCATCCATCTCATCAATGCATATAAAGGGACCATCCCCTGGACCGTAAAAACCGATCTAGAGGATCTGATCCCCATTTTTGTGGAATTAACTCTATAACTAaaaatgtattaaaaaaaataatacatgcCAATACTGTCAAAATAAAATATACGAATCTTTTACCAAGAATATTTcattacaaaatttaaaaatataaataaaggaatATTGTTCGAATGGCAAAGAATGAAAAATTACTCAATTTACAATTCTTCAACATTTTAAATCGACACAATTATAGGATTTTTTTAATTACAATCTATTCAAAGATAATATATATagttaaaaaagattttatttatttCTATCACAGCTACattgtcaaattaatattttacgAGTGTTTTTGGAAATGGTTTTATAGGACCAATCATATGTAATTCCCTACCAATTAATCATTTATCGAAAAGGAACCTAAGATTACAACTTGTATGGTTAACCATATTAGCGTCATTACCTTCTCCTTGGCCAACTTTTATTCGTCTCACGATCACCGCAGTATAAATGTGGTGGATCGGAGTTGCTGATTCATTCATTCTCAGATCAAAGAGAGAGATATCGATCAGTATGGCGATGATCAAAGTTGTCCTTGTGCTGATGTTGTGCCTTGCAGGGCAGGCGTTTAGCCAAATCGACTACGGCAACGCTCTCACCAAATCGCTGCTCTTCTTTGAAGCCCAGCGGTCGGGGAAGCTGCCGGCCAACCAGAGGGTGACTTGGCGCGGGGATTCTGCCATCGGAGACGGCAGTGAGGCCGGCGTAAGACTCAAATCCATAGCGTgcatatataattataattattattattattatcttatatatatattctacGTGCATGTGTATGTATTTGTGCGGCCAGGTCGATCTCGCCGGAGGATATTACGACGCCGGCGACAACGTCAAGTTCGGCTTCCCGTACGCCTTCGCCGTAACCAGCCTGGCGTGGTCCGTCGTCGAATTTGGCTCCCAGCTTCAAGCCAAGAACGAGTTGAATAACGCGCTGGCCGCCGTGAAATGGGGGACCGACTACCTCCTCAAGGCTCACGCCGGTCCCCAACTTCTCTACGTCGAGGTCGGCGACGGCAACTCCGATCACGCATGCTGGCAGCGGCCGGAAGACATGACTACCCCGCGCACGGTTTATAAAATCGACGAAGCCAACCATGGTTCTGACGTCGCGGCCGAGACCGCCGCCGCATTGGCCGCCGCTTCAATTGCCTTCAAGTCTTCCAACGCTGGCTACTCTGCCACTCTCCTCAGCCATTCCAAGCAGGTCAAACTCTTTAATTATATTCTGTgcaacatttatatatatattctctaattatattaatatattttacaCGTTCTTGGTGCAGCTATTCGATTTTGCGACGAACAACCGCGGTCTTTATCAGAACAGCGTCCCAGTGGCCGGCGCCTTTTACAGCAGCAGCGGAGATGATGTAATTAATCAGCTGCATGCATATGttctaaatttaataaatgattaattaattactaattaaaagcaattatatataatattaattattaacaGGATGAAATAGTTTGGGCGGCCGCATGGCTACATCGGGCCACCGGAGATCGGGCCTACTTGGACATCATCGGTAGAGGAAACCCCGGCGGCGTGCGGACGATGTTCTCCTGGGACGACAAGTTCTTCGGCGCACAGCTCCTTGTCTCAAAGGCATACATGGACATATGATCACTCATccgtatttaatttaatttaaattaaattcaattgtaTTTACTGATCAAGATCTGCATGCGCACGTACGTGCAGCTGATCATGGAGGGAGTGGTTCCCAATGAGGGTTCATGGGCGGCCTACAAGAGCAACGCAGACGCCTTCATGTGCAACTTGGTGCAGAAGGGCAACGGCAACGTCAAGAAGAGCCCCGGCGGCCTCCTCTGGTTCAACCAATGGGCCAACAGCCAGTACGTCACCTCCAGCTCGCTTGGCCTCGTCTCCCACGCCGACCATATCACCGCCGCAAAGGGCGCTTGGCTCCAATGTCCCGGCGGCACTGTCTCTCCCCAACAACTCATCGACTTCGCTCGATCCCaggtcaaaattaattaattcaatctaTACTATTGGAATCAATCGATTAACATTTAGTTAGTGATCTCTTCTATTAATTAGATGGACTACCTTCTCGGTGCCAATCCGAGCCAGATGAGCTACATGGTGGGATTCGGTTCCAATTTCCCCCGGAAGGTGCACCACAGGGGTGCCTCCATTGTGTCCATCAAGGCCAACCGAAACCCCATCGATTGCAAGGGCGGGTTCGATTGGCTAAACAGTGGCTCCAACGATCCCAACGTGCTTGAGGGTGCCATCGTCGGCGGACCTGACGCAAACGATGCCTACTCTGACTCCAGAAACAACTTCCAGCAGGCAGAACCTTCCATAGGTGGTAACGCACCGCTCGTCGGTGTCTTGGCCAGGATCGCCGCCTAAGTAGCCGGCCCCGGCCGGCAATTAGCTAGTTAATGTTGATATTGTGTCCGCCGCGTCGATCAAATTGATGCTGTGAAGTGGCATGCATAAGTAGCGAAGTCGTTGGTCTAGCCATAGATTTAATTCCGAGTTAATAATTTCGTGCTCATCGAAATTGAATGTGACCGTATGAAACTTTTCAATGAATTATCTCATTTGCCTTTTAATTGATTACGGTTAATCTTAATTTACTAAATCTATCATGCCAGTAATTGATTATgtcaaaaattatttatttaaatttgaattcaatAGCTAGGATGATGTACGTACGTTGAACAAGACGGGGAATCATTGGCGACCCTCTGTCtcctagggatgtaaatgaaccaagcgtttgtGAATAAGTTTAGTGTTCAACTTGataagagtttatttatgttcgttcaatatacgtaagattaattaaacaaacaaacctgaatagctcgttaagctaaacaaacaagcttgaacacatatgtgttcagctcgttaacgttcgtgaacaacgttcatgaacaatgttcacgaaccatattcattaataaaattcttttcaatatgctaaataaacaataaaataaaataaataaataaatttaaattatcaagctcaataaccaatcaaactactaaaagtttcaaacaatcaaacaaacttgaattgaaagcttgataatatctaaatgaaccaagctcaagcaaagcttgaaccaagcttaagccaagcttgaaccaagcttaagccaagcttgaattgagagcttgataacatctaaatgaaccaagcttaagccaagcttcaaacaagctcaaactcataaaacataaaccaagctaagcttgaacactcatttcaaaagcttggttaattttaaactcagctcggctcggcttggttaccttatcaaacaagcttgaacaccccaaagcttggCTCGACTcagcttgtttacaaccctactctctctctctctctctctctctctctctctctctctctatatatatatatatatatatatatatatatataagcgacTCTTCGTGTACAATCGTAAACGAAATCTAACGTGAACTATTTGACGTGGCCAAAACCTATTTTTTTTAATCCCCTCTCTTATCTGCATctaacaacttttctctctttccttttaaattaaaataaacaatattTCTCTCTCATATGATTGCATGCAATAATCACTATagtgctaatttttaaaaatggtgTAGttactacaatgttgtagcagctactatacaATAACGActacacattatagcagctactataTAATAGCTATTACAACATGTAGCAGTTATTATATAGCTATTGCGTTGTACCAACTATTGTGTTGTAATTGCAACAATGTGTTGTAGTAGATACTACATCATCgtagcagctactgcatagttgtagtagctactgcatagtaactgctacaagttgtaaCAACTATTATACAGTTATAATAGCTACTACATAGTAActactacaagttgtagcagctactgcataaTAACTGCTATAAGTTATAGCAGCTATTGTAACGTTGTTACATCAGTACCACAATAATTGTTGCATGTAATAATAGGGGAGAGaaatagaattttattttaatttaagaggaaaaagagaaaagtTATTACATacagatgagagagagattaaaaaaattgaattttaacCGCGTCAATAGTTCATGTCAAATTTTGCTCATGGTCGTATATGAAGAGTTACTTAGCATATCAAttctcctatatatatatatatatatatatatatatatatatatatatatatttataaaatcgATTGTGAATCAACAGGCGAGGAATCCTACTAAGAATGTGACGAACAGGTATTTGGAGGAAGTGTCTAGCTAGTTCGCGTGTGAAACTGGGAACAAATTTAAAGTAGAAACCAATTTGAACACTCACAATTAGCTAAAAGTAACTTTCAAATGAATTAATGAAAAAGAAGATAGAGAGTATGGGATCATGAAGCGTAGTTGACAAAACTCTGCAATTAAGGCACACAGAAGCGTCTCTTTCCACCCGCTCAGTTAATGTATTCTTCTTCTCAGCATCTCTTCGCTCACACCAGTTCAGATAGAAATTGTATTGAAGTTTTTTGTGTTATAAATGGAGGAGTCATGGCGTGTGGCCAACAGGTTAGAAAAGATAACCGAACTAAAAAGAGAAAATATGTGAAGAAATAAACTTCttgatttattatttatttatagagGCATTAGGTGCTCGTCAATTgacaaattaataaaaaaaaattgtcaattGACATATCTTAATAAATGAATAGTCTAATCTAATAATTAATATgttctaatattaatttaatttggtcttGTAATAGTTCTCTTTTACCTTTGATAAAATCAACGAGAAATCTCGAACGTTTAATTTGATTGCTAgcctattaaaatattatttggaTAATCACTTAATAAAGATATCGATAATTTAATTCTCTATAGAAATATAAGAGATAAATAATTATTGAGTCCTCACATATTctcgaataaaataaaaatcaatttcacATGTTTTGTGTCAGTATAAAAGAATATATTTGCTGTGAGATATGATATTTCAATATTATCATATCAAATTTTGAGTGCGATATTTAACGCAAGATGAAATTCAGAAAGAAGTGATTGAAGCTAAATAATTTCAGAAGTTGCATttgctataactttatattcaaCCTCAATACTTGAATGAGATATTATAAGTTACTTTTTCAAAATCCATAAGATAAAGTTTCAtctaagaaatattgcatatccactaatAAAGTACCTATCTTCAGGATAACTGGCTCAATCCACGTCATTATAGGTATGTAAATTTTGAGATGATtaacaatataaaaaaaatcatgcagAATATTACCTTTAAGATaacaaaatattctttttacattttttcaattttattcagTAGAAGCATGCATGAAATAGCAAGCATGATTTATTGCAAATGTAATATCAGGTCATGTCAtatgatagtgacatattgtaaagTTTCAACAATACATAATTAAATCTAGGGGTTAGACATAGCAAGAGAAGATGCAGAGAAGCTGCTTATAGCAATTGGTGTGGAGACCAGACATGCTCCATCTATTTTAGCACTTCAAAAAAGTTTAGTAATGTATTTTCTCTTAAGAGGAGACAACCTTCATCATGCGGGATAAGTTCAATACCCAGAAAAAAAATGAGCATTGTCCAAATCTTGAATAGGAAGTTATTGATTAAGAAGACTAAATAGAGTTGTGATGTCCTTTTGATCATTATTAGTTATTAAAATATCATCtatataaataagaaaaaatatcatagatctATCATTGTATTTATAAAATAAAGAAGAGTCAGTTTTTGATgtagaaaatccttgagcttatAACTAGTTAAATAAACGATGAAACCAAACATGAGGAGCTTGCCAAAGACCATATATGAATTTCTTGAGTTGGCAATTGTGCATGGATGAAACTAAATGGTTGCTCCTTAAATACAATTTCTTAAGATGATCATGAAAAATACATTAGAAACGTCTAGTTATCGTATAAGCTAATTAGAACAAATAGCTACTGATAATAATACTCTGACAGATGTGATTTTGATGATTAGGTTAAAggtgtcattaaagtcaatacctgattgttgactaaaccctttagttACAAGTCAAGTTTTGTATCATTCAAGAGAACCATTCATAGATGGAGTATGTTGAACTAGGCTTCATGTTCCATTATAAAGAAGTACATTAAATTCTATAGTCATTATATTATGACAGTTTGGATCTTTATTCGCTTGTGAAAAATAAGTTGGTTCAACAGATTTTGAAGAAACTACTAGAGCTTATGGAAGAGGATAATTAGGTTGTCATTGTTGAACATCATGCATAAATGTCACTTAAAAGAAGTGTATGCCACGGAGAATCTTGATGAGAGTCACTTATTAAAGAGGGTGATGAAATAGGTTGAGATTGTAAAGATGTGATATGTGGCTCATCTGACAAAGGAAGTCGAGCATTTTCTTGATTGGATGATGTAGCGAAAGAATTAATAGGAGAGACCCCAAAGGGAAGTGGCAATAGTAAGGGACCTAAAATACCATCACTTCCAGTATTAGCATTATTTCTAGTTGAAGGAGTCAGATATCTAGGATCTGGTACAATATTAGATGACATTAATAAGCTGTCACTTGTATTTCGAGGGGAAATTGAAGAAGCTACTAAAAAGGGGAATAGAGACTTATCAAAGGTAACACGACATAAAATATATATTCGTCTTGTTGGTATATACTGTTGGGACACTTcggagctagagggggagggggggtgaataacttgtCGCGCTTCGATGATGATGATTACAGCGGATAGAATCGAAGCTaagctctccaatgctaacaagtagatttacttggtatccaactcaagatgaggtgactaatccaagaatccacactcGAGCACATTCTCCACTATATAAACACTCCTTGGAAcaatccggaggtggagaaacctcgtataaactcacacaagcatacaactcaaaacaagaagtaaatacataaaaatacaaatgaaaaccttcttgcttgatctcttgtagcttgtagatgcctcttgtaAGCTTGGAAATGCAGCAGTACTTCAATCCTAAGCTTCCAAGAAACTGGCGGTGAGTGTCGGAATTGTGAGCTCTACTTAGAACAATTCATGACTAGTTTTTCAAACTTAATCGACTACCCTAATCAATTCAGCCTTCCTAATTGATTACCATAATCAATTAGGAAGTTTTCTATTCGCGAGAGAACAAGCTATAAGCGATTAAGCTTTCCTACTTAATAGCTTACCAAACTCTCTGTTCATTCGCGAACGTTGCTTAATTGATTACCTTAATCAATTAAGATTCGGTAATCGACTAACCTAGtcgattaccaaaccctaactttcAAACCAAAGTTTAGAGTTCCCTTATCCAACAttcgatcaatcttgacctgttgggactcctcattgcctaacatctggtcaaccttgacttgttgggattccttcaccaagtgttcag
This window of the Zingiber officinale cultivar Zhangliang chromosome 3B, Zo_v1.1, whole genome shotgun sequence genome carries:
- the LOC122055181 gene encoding endoglucanase 13-like, yielding MSTRRGSWSGTKVVTGATVGDWSVAGNEGEWRHEAVMATHGWQRQQEGEAVLATAWRRERGGGCDVEIGSGDGVHDESRVGEEKGRPKTPADERSKREISISMAMIKVVLVLMLCLAGQAFSQIDYGNALTKSLLFFEAQRSGKLPANQRVTWRGDSAIGDGSEAGVDLAGGYYDAGDNVKFGFPYAFAVTSLAWSVVEFGSQLQAKNELNNALAAVKWGTDYLLKAHAGPQLLYVEVGDGNSDHACWQRPEDMTTPRTVYKIDEANHGSDVAAETAAALAAASIAFKSSNAGYSATLLSHSKQLFDFATNNRGLYQNSVPVAGAFYSSSGDDDEIVWAAAWLHRATGDRAYLDIIGRGNPGGVRTMFSWDDKFFGAQLLVSKLIMEGVVPNEGSWAAYKSNADAFMCNLVQKGNGNVKKSPGGLLWFNQWANSQYVTSSSLGLVSHADHITAAKGAWLQCPGGTVSPQQLIDFARSQMDYLLGANPSQMSYMVGFGSNFPRKVHHRGASIVSIKANRNPIDCKGGFDWLNSGSNDPNVLEGAIVGGPDANDAYSDSRNNFQQAEPSIGGNAPLVGVLARIAA